TTTTCGGAGCTGGGGGTTCCTTAGCAACTACTTCAGTTTCTTCAGTTACTGGAGGAGGAGGTGTTGACACTGAGATTTCTTGCTCTGTTTCTACGAAAGAATCTACTTCTTCCACTACCGCAGAATCTGAAAATGCAGACGCATCAGAATCCACGGGAACAGGAGGCTGTGGAGAGTTTAGATCTTCAGATACAAACGATGAATGATTTTTAGCTCGAATTCTACGTGGAGAATTTTCAGCAGAGACAGGTTCAGTCATCGTAGGCACACCCGGATCTACAACACTCTTTTTCTTCACGACTTTTTCTTTTGCAATTTTTTCAGGAACCTTAGTTGAAGGCTTTTCTGAAGAGCTTTTCGTTTCTGAAGATCCTGCCTGAGCTAATTTTTGCTTTAACTTGTCTAATCCAGCAGCTTTCGTTAATTGAGCGTTTTTAATCTTCAATTTTAGGTTTTTCGTCAACTTTGCCTTCTCCATATTTGCTGACTTGCTCAAGGATCTTATAAGCAAGTTCTAAACTGATTCCAGGAACAGAAGCAAGATCATTAGCACTGGCTAATAATACCTTTCTGATCGTGTCGTATCCTGCATGTACAAGATTCTGGACAACCAACTTACTAATGCCTTCCATATCTAGCGGCTCATCTAACTGAGGGTTATCAAATTCCGCTAACTGTAGGCGTTGAATTTCTAATAGTTTATTGTATTCGCTCATGCGTTGAACTTCGAGCTCGTAGTCTAAAATTTGACTAATTAATCGAGCGTTAATTCCTCGCTTACCGATTACTGTTGCGTAATCAGCATCATGAACGACTATAGCAATAACCTTGTCATCTTCTAAGATTGCAATCTTTTGAATTTCTATGGGGCAAAGCAAATTTTGTAATAATTCTGTGGTTACGGGAGAATAGTTTACAATATCTATTTTCTCATCGTTTAACTCTCGAATGATATTCTTCACTCGAGAACCTCTCATTCCAACAAAAGCTCCTACAGGATCTGTTTTTGGATCAGATGAACTTACAGCTAATTTAGTTCTGTAGCCTGCTTCACGAGCAATTTTAACAATTTCTACAAAACCTTCTTCCAATTCTGGAACTTCTTGTAAGAAAAGTTGTTTAACGAATTCGGGATGGCTGCGGCTAAGAATGACTTCAGCTCCACCATTTTCGGATTCTTGAACTTCTTGTAATAAAGCATAAATCTTATCGCCAACTTTGTGTTTCTCTGTTTTAGGATAACAACGTGCGGGTAGAAGACCTTCAACTTTTCCTAAATCTATGATTAAATTTGATCCTTTGGCGAATCGTTTGACGACGCCAGAAAGAATTTCATTGACCCTATGTCGATATTCTTCATAGATAACATCTCTTTCAGCATGACGTAGTTTTTGGCCGATAATTTGTCGGGCTGCATGCGCAGCAATTCTTCCGAAATGCTCAGAAACAAAGGGAACGTCCATGTATTGCCCAATTTGGCATTCAGGATCGTATTCTCTAGCCTTGTCTAGAGGAATCTCTTTACTGGGATTTTCACATACTTCTACGATTTCTTTCTCACAGAAGACCTCTATATCACCAGTGCGAGGATTAATATTTACAGAAACGTTAGCATCATCTCTTAGTGTTTTTTTTGCTGCAATTTTTAAGGCGGACTCAATAGCGCCTATGATAACGGGGCGTTGAATTCCTTTTTCCTTTTCCATGTAGTCAAAAATAGCTACAAGATCTTTATTCATTATACTCCTCTTATAAATAAGGAAACTGACAGAGTGCTAAACCAAGGCAAGCTCATGCTGTAAAAAGCATAAGCTTAACCTTTTAAGTAATATTATTTCCCTTTTTTCTTTTTGTCTGAACCAACTAAATCATCTAGGTCCAAATTATTCAAATCTGTATCCATGTGATCGTGTTGTTTGTCAGCTAAGTACTCTTTTACAGAAAGAGATACTTTCTTGTGATCTGGATCAAGTTTGATGACTTTTGCAGATACAGAATCACCAATTGAGATAATATCTTCAATTTTTGAGAAAGGTTTTTCAGAAAGTTCTGAAACGTGAATCAGACCTTCAATACCGTTTTGTAGTTCTACAAATGCACCGAATGCGGTGATTTTAGTTACTACGCCAGAAATATTGCTTCCTGTAGGGAACATTTCTTCAATTTCGTTCCAAGGATTCGAACTTAATTGTTTGACTCCAAGAGTTATTTTTTTACTTTCCTTATCTACAGAGAGAATAACAGCTTCAACAGTGCTACCTTTTTTGAATAGTTCTGAAGGATGAGATACTTTTTTTATCCAGCTCATATCAGAGATGTGAATTAAGCCTTCAATACCAGGCTCTAGTTCAACAAAAGCTCCGTAATTTGTTAGATTTTTGATTTCTGCATGAACATGTAGGCCGATAGGATATTTCTCTTCGATGTTATCCCATGGATTATGTTCTGTCTGTTTTAGACCTAAGGAAATCTTACCCTCGTCTTTTTGAATAGATAGAACAATAGCTTCAACTTCATCGCCCTTGTTTACCACTTCGCTAGGATCAACAACATTTTTCACCCAAGACATTTCGGAAACGTGGATTAACCCTTCAATGCCTTCTTCAATTTCAATAAAGGCTCCGTAGGGGAGAAGTTTAACAATTTTTCCAACAATACGTTTTCCTGGAGGATATTTTTTCTCAATATCTTCCCAAGGATTGTGTTCTTTTTGCTTAAGACCTAAAGCAACACGTCCTTTTTCTTTGTCAACGCTTAGAATAATAACTTCGAGCTCTTGATTGAGTTCTACCATCTCAGATGGATGACGGATACGTTTCCATGTCATGTCTGTAATGTGTAGGAGACCATCAATACCGTCTAGATCTAGGAATACACCGAAATCTGTAATATTTTTAACAATACCGCGACGACGTTCACCGATATTAATTTGCTCAATGAGTTCCGCTTTTTTGGAAATTCGTTCTGCTTCTAGGAGTTCCCTTCTTGAAACAACAACATTTCTTCTGTCAATGTTGATTTTAAGAATTTTAAATTCGCAAACTTTTCCTACATAATCGTCTAAGTTTTTAATTTTCTTATTGTCGATTTGTGACCCGGGGAGAAAAGCTTCCATCCCAATATCAACAATAAGACCACCTTTGACTTTGCGTATAATTTGTCCTTTGACGATAGAGCCTTCTTCACAGTGAGCTAGGATATGTTCCCACTGTCTTTGGCGAGTAGCTTTTTCTCTGGATAAAACAACCTTTCCTTCTTCGTCTTCAGTTTGGTCTAAGTATACCTCTACTTCAGCACCGAGAACTAAGCCTTCAGAAGAATCTATGAATTCTGACATTGGAATGACTCCCTCGGATTTTAAGCCAACGTCAACGACTACGAAGTCCTTATTGATATCAACTACAGTACCTTTTAGGATGGCGCCAGGTTGTATCTCACTGGTAGTTTCCTCGTCGCTTGAAGTAATTCCGTGTGTCGAGCATAGAAGATCTTTGAATTCAACAACGTCTTCCGCGAGGCAATCTATAGTATCAAGAATTTTTTTGGATCCCCAAGTGTATTCGGATTGTTTTGGCATTTAATGTTATTCTCCTAAAAACTACAAAGTCAAAAAAGATAGTGTAAATATAAACCTTAAAAAAGGCAAGATCTCCCTTGCAGCAGTTTTTTTATTCTAATTTGTTGCTTAAAAATTTTTTATTTGTTTTAGATTTTATTTCTAAAGTATTCAGTAGGGTAAAAATAAATGACTCACACTAAAGTAATTATTATTGGCTCCGGTCCCGCAGGTTATACTGCAGCGATTTATGCTTCAAGAGCGCTTTTAAGTCCTATTTTATTCGAGGGCTTTTTTTCCGGTATTGCTGGTGGTCAATTAATGACTACTACTGAAGTGGAAAATTTCCCTGGATTCCCTGAGGGCATACTAGGCCAAAAGTTGATGGACAATATGAAATCTCAGGCGGCACATTTTGGAACTCAAATTCTTCCAAAAGATGTCACTTCGGTGAATTTCACCAAACGTCCTTTTGTGATCATGTCCAATGAGGAAAAATATACCTGTGATACATGTATTATAGCAACGGGAGCTTCTGCAAAACGTTTAGAAATTCCCGGAGCATCGGACAATGAGTTTTGGCAAAAAGGGGTTACAGCCTGCGCTGTGTGTGACGGAGCTTCTCCTATTTTTAAAAATAAAGATTTATACGTGATTGGTGGGGGAGACTCTGCTTTAGAGGAAGCGATGTTTTTAACTCGTTATGGAAAACGTGTGTACATTGTTCATAGAAGGGATACTTTAAGAGCTTCTAAGGTTATGATAAAAAAAGCAGAGGCTAATGAAAAAATTACTTTCCTATGGAATAGTGAAATAGTAAAAATTTCTGGAGATACTGTTGTTCGTTCAGTTGATATTTTAAATAACGTTTCTAAAGAAATCTCTTCGCGTGATGCGGCGGGGGTATTTTTTGCTATCGGACATAAACCGAATACGGATTTCTTGGCTGGTCAATTAGCATTAGACGAGCACGGGTATATTATTACTGATAAAGGAACGTCGAAGACTTCTGTCCCTGGAGTGTTTGCGGCTGGGGATGTTCAGGATAAATATTATAGACAGGCTATTACGGCTGCAGGAAGTGGCTGTATGGCTGCTTTAGAAGCTGAACGCTTTTTAGATTAAAGTTACAGCTACAGCTGTAGCATATTCACGGCTATGGCTGATAGATAGTAAAACTTTGGAGATTCCTAATTCTTTATACACCCTTTCAGGTAAATAGACTTCGGGATGTTTTGATGATTTAAGAATCTCTATGTCTTTCCACCTAACGACTTTTCCTATTCCTGTCCCTAAGGCTTTAGCTACGGCCTCTTTTGCAGCAAATCTCGCAGCAAAAGAAGGATAGGGGTTGGTTAGACTTAGACAGTACTCTTGCTCTCTCTTAGTAAAAATTTTATTTAATATTCTTTGACTGTGAGCTTTTATTGCTTTGCGGATCCTAGAAATTTCAATGATATCTGTTCCTATATGTGCAGTTTGCATGATGTGAATCTGAGTTTAAATGCTTTCTAAGAGTGTTTTGTGAGATTTAGCAAAGTAAGTCAAAGCCGTTTTAATAAGAGCGTAGCCAATAGTGGAGCGGATAAAAAAGAGAGTGGTCTCATTATGAATGTATCTACGTAGTAGTAGAGAGATAGCAATCATTGCTGCCATGATTAAGAAGCGTTTGGAAACAAAAGATTTTTTTATGTAATTTTGTTTTGATATAGTTTCCAAGAGTAGTTGGCGGGATAATTCATTTTGAGAAGATACGGATTTTAATAATAAAAAACGATACTTCAAAGATGCAATAACCCATGCTCCCATAGCTAGGGGAGCAAAAATTTTGAAGGAAAACTCCGGTTGATAGACAGCCGCGGAAGCTTTTAAAAGTAGTTTAACTCCTGCTGACAACCAAAGAATGCCTGGGAGACAAATAAGTAAATGATTTTTATTATTAGTCATGTGTTTTTGTCTGTTGTAATTTAACCATTCTATATGAAATTTATATTTTTTTCTATTGTGGATTGAATAATGCGCATCTTTTTATCAGCAATATATTGGAATCATTCAAAATTTTTATGGAATTCGGAAAATTGGCCTATCAAAGTTCCTTGGTACGGTCTATGTTTTTCTTTAGGTATTTTGTTCGCTTCTTTGCTTGGTATTTATCTCGCAAAGTCTTCCTATAATTCAGAAGATGAAAAAAACTTTTCTAAAGAACAGCTTAGTGGAGCTCTGGAAAATTTTGCTCTCTATTCTCTTTTATTTATCATTCCGGGATCGCGCATAGCCTATATTTTATTTTATGGTGGCGACTTTTATTTCAAACATCCTAGGGAGATTCTAAAAGTTTGGAATGGGGGATTAGCAAGCCATGGAGGTATGTTAGGACTGATTCTTTGGGCGTTGATTTTTTCTTGGAGATACAGAAAAAAAATCTCCGTGCTAACCTTTTTATTTCTTTGTGATCTTTGTGCTTCTGTATTTGGATGCGCAGCTTTTATGATTCGTATTGGAAATTTTATGAATCAAGAAATCGTAGGAAAACCTACAAGCTTGCCCTGGGGAATCATTTTTTCATCTCCCGCACAAGGAGTTTTAGGCGTGCCTGTGCATCCTGTGCAGCTTTATGAGGGGATGAGTTATCTGTTGCTTTCTATAATTTTGTTTTTTTTAAGTTATAAACGTTATTTTCGTTTAGGTTCCGGATGGGTGACATCTTTAGGATTAGTAGGCATATCTTTAATACGCTTCTTTGCTGAATTTTTTAAAAGCCATCAAGGCAAAGTTATAGGTCCAAATAGCCCATTAACAATGGGACAAATCCTGTCTTTCCCTTTATTTGTATTTGGTTTGTGTTTAGGGATAGCTTGTTTTCTTAAAAATAAGAAGAAGAGATCCCCCACTTCATCTGTAAAATAGAAAGAGTTCCATACGTAGTTAGGAATCTCTTATGGGAGATAAATAGATACTATGGTATTTTTAGCTTTTTAGTTTAATTTTTCAGAGTTTATCAGATGAATAAACGTTCATTGTTGTTTGTTTCTTTAATTGGCATAGCTTTTGTAGGGTGTCAAATCTTTTTTGGTTATAATGATTTTCGCTCTTGCAGGACTCTCACCGAGAAACAAAAAACAATTACCGAACAAGTGCTTGCTGCAACAAAATCCATGGGGTTAAGTGTTTCTCCTTGGACTACATCTCTTGAAGAAGAGACAAATAAAAATCACTATGCTGTACGCGTTGGAGATAAATTACT
The Chlamydia caviae GPIC genome window above contains:
- the nusA gene encoding transcription termination factor NusA, whose product is MNKDLVAIFDYMEKEKGIQRPVIIGAIESALKIAAKKTLRDDANVSVNINPRTGDIEVFCEKEIVEVCENPSKEIPLDKAREYDPECQIGQYMDVPFVSEHFGRIAAHAARQIIGQKLRHAERDVIYEEYRHRVNEILSGVVKRFAKGSNLIIDLGKVEGLLPARCYPKTEKHKVGDKIYALLQEVQESENGGAEVILSRSHPEFVKQLFLQEVPELEEGFVEIVKIAREAGYRTKLAVSSSDPKTDPVGAFVGMRGSRVKNIIRELNDEKIDIVNYSPVTTELLQNLLCPIEIQKIAILEDDKVIAIVVHDADYATVIGKRGINARLISQILDYELEVQRMSEYNKLLEIQRLQLAEFDNPQLDEPLDMEGISKLVVQNLVHAGYDTIRKVLLASANDLASVPGISLELAYKILEQVSKYGEGKVDEKPKIED
- the rpsA gene encoding 30S ribosomal protein S1; protein product: MPKQSEYTWGSKKILDTIDCLAEDVVEFKDLLCSTHGITSSDEETTSEIQPGAILKGTVVDINKDFVVVDVGLKSEGVIPMSEFIDSSEGLVLGAEVEVYLDQTEDEEGKVVLSREKATRQRQWEHILAHCEEGSIVKGQIIRKVKGGLIVDIGMEAFLPGSQIDNKKIKNLDDYVGKVCEFKILKINIDRRNVVVSRRELLEAERISKKAELIEQINIGERRRGIVKNITDFGVFLDLDGIDGLLHITDMTWKRIRHPSEMVELNQELEVIILSVDKEKGRVALGLKQKEHNPWEDIEKKYPPGKRIVGKIVKLLPYGAFIEIEEGIEGLIHVSEMSWVKNVVDPSEVVNKGDEVEAIVLSIQKDEGKISLGLKQTEHNPWDNIEEKYPIGLHVHAEIKNLTNYGAFVELEPGIEGLIHISDMSWIKKVSHPSELFKKGSTVEAVILSVDKESKKITLGVKQLSSNPWNEIEEMFPTGSNISGVVTKITAFGAFVELQNGIEGLIHVSELSEKPFSKIEDIISIGDSVSAKVIKLDPDHKKVSLSVKEYLADKQHDHMDTDLNNLDLDDLVGSDKKKKGK
- the trxB gene encoding thioredoxin-disulfide reductase translates to MTHTKVIIIGSGPAGYTAAIYASRALLSPILFEGFFSGIAGGQLMTTTEVENFPGFPEGILGQKLMDNMKSQAAHFGTQILPKDVTSVNFTKRPFVIMSNEEKYTCDTCIIATGASAKRLEIPGASDNEFWQKGVTACAVCDGASPIFKNKDLYVIGGGDSALEEAMFLTRYGKRVYIVHRRDTLRASKVMIKKAEANEKITFLWNSEIVKISGDTVVRSVDILNNVSKEISSRDAAGVFFAIGHKPNTDFLAGQLALDEHGYIITDKGTSKTSVPGVFAAGDVQDKYYRQAITAAGSGCMAALEAERFLD
- the acpS gene encoding holo-ACP synthase; translation: MQTAHIGTDIIEISRIRKAIKAHSQRILNKIFTKREQEYCLSLTNPYPSFAARFAAKEAVAKALGTGIGKVVRWKDIEILKSSKHPEVYLPERVYKELGISKVLLSISHSREYATAVAVTLI
- a CDS encoding prolipoprotein diacylglyceryl transferase, with amino-acid sequence MRIFLSAIYWNHSKFLWNSENWPIKVPWYGLCFSLGILFASLLGIYLAKSSYNSEDEKNFSKEQLSGALENFALYSLLFIIPGSRIAYILFYGGDFYFKHPREILKVWNGGLASHGGMLGLILWALIFSWRYRKKISVLTFLFLCDLCASVFGCAAFMIRIGNFMNQEIVGKPTSLPWGIIFSSPAQGVLGVPVHPVQLYEGMSYLLLSIILFFLSYKRYFRLGSGWVTSLGLVGISLIRFFAEFFKSHQGKVIGPNSPLTMGQILSFPLFVFGLCLGIACFLKNKKKRSPTSSVK